One window from the genome of Bacillus kexueae encodes:
- a CDS encoding spore germination protein GerPE: MTKIQAAYVNSVGLSSVFQIGDSCSVTPKVKVLALQREADVFSSREGNLNQYPLYREEIPQPTIHEPFEGAVHNECPTIRVKGIRVMAVSSSGVAHFGSTDQICTESRVKHIRQLLSD, encoded by the coding sequence ATGACAAAAATTCAGGCTGCCTATGTTAACTCTGTCGGTTTAAGTTCTGTTTTTCAAATTGGTGACTCTTGTTCGGTGACGCCAAAAGTAAAAGTACTAGCTCTACAACGTGAAGCGGACGTCTTTAGCTCAAGAGAGGGAAACTTAAATCAATATCCTCTTTATAGAGAAGAAATTCCTCAACCAACCATCCATGAACCATTTGAAGGAGCCGTTCATAACGAATGCCCGACTATTCGCGTGAAAGGCATTCGTGTCATGGCCGTATCTTCATCCGGTGTCGCCCATTTCGGCTCCACCGATCAAATCTGTACCGAATCACGTGTCAAGCACATCCGCCAATTATTAAGTGACTAA
- a CDS encoding spore gernimation protein GerPD has translation MNYTVVNKDLCVGFISIIGVSSSSVFLIGDTNTITMSSIFDTPPESLIIGPFVPLAPE, from the coding sequence GTGAACTATACAGTCGTCAACAAAGATTTGTGCGTAGGGTTCATTAGCATTATTGGGGTCTCCAGCTCCTCAGTTTTTCTAATCGGAGATACAAACACGATTACGATGTCTTCGATATTCGATACGCCACCGGAATCCTTAATTATCGGGCCATTTGTGCCACTGGCGCCAGAATAA
- a CDS encoding spore germination protein gives MPAIVGPIKINSVSGGIINFGDSFYLSPKSASKSVSGSGGGNTGDFHIVNNGISITNGIDPDINDQNQTANA, from the coding sequence ATGCCAGCTATCGTAGGTCCCATTAAAATTAATTCCGTATCAGGTGGAATCATAAACTTCGGTGATTCCTTCTATCTTTCGCCTAAATCGGCGTCCAAATCCGTTTCCGGCTCTGGCGGAGGAAATACAGGTGATTTCCATATCGTCAATAACGGGATTAGTATTACAAACGGAATTGACCCTGATATTAATGATCAAAACCAGACAGCAAATGCTTAA
- the gerPC gene encoding spore germination protein GerPC, whose protein sequence is MNMYRLQQYLDQMYQYVLHQNQRIDDLEQTLRSLKKEMAELKDRPYTNIEKVEYKFDQLKVETLEGVLNIGLNPTDTEAIDSFDVQQKGLHVNDVHKEIKNQIQQQCQMNMMNYLEEECPNTLKKISERYEIALEPMYEQLIIEDIKKQVDSRISYYMQGLRLHDQVNVQQQVEFIDQKVKHDIEQSIQHFIKNIPDEMKGDE, encoded by the coding sequence TCGATTACAGCAATATTTGGATCAAATGTACCAATATGTTCTTCACCAAAATCAGCGCATTGACGATTTAGAACAAACTCTGCGTTCCTTAAAAAAAGAAATGGCTGAACTAAAGGATCGACCGTATACAAATATCGAAAAAGTAGAATACAAATTCGATCAGTTAAAAGTTGAAACATTAGAAGGTGTGCTAAACATCGGGTTAAACCCGACAGATACGGAAGCGATTGACTCGTTTGATGTCCAGCAAAAAGGACTTCACGTCAATGATGTGCATAAAGAAATAAAAAATCAAATTCAACAACAATGTCAGATGAACATGATGAATTACTTAGAAGAAGAATGTCCTAATACACTCAAGAAGATTAGCGAACGATACGAAATCGCCCTTGAACCAATGTATGAGCAACTCATCATTGAAGATATTAAAAAGCAAGTAGATAGCCGAATTTCCTATTATATGCAGGGCTTACGTTTACACGACCAAGTGAACGTCCAACAACAAGTCGAGTTTATTGATCAAAAAGTAAAGCATGACATTGAACAGTCCATTCAACACTTTATAAAAAATATCCCTGACGAAATGAAAGGAGACGAATAA
- a CDS encoding spore germination protein, producing the protein MPSIVGPIKINAVSGGVVNFGDSFYLSPKSASKSFSGSGVGNTGDVHMVNNGFSVTNSFNPAVNSQNQTANA; encoded by the coding sequence ATGCCATCGATTGTAGGTCCTATTAAGATCAATGCCGTCTCAGGAGGAGTCGTTAATTTCGGTGATTCCTTTTATTTGTCTCCGAAAAGTGCTTCCAAAAGCTTTTCAGGTTCTGGTGTCGGCAACACAGGTGATGTCCATATGGTCAATAATGGCTTTAGTGTTACCAATAGCTTCAACCCTGCTGTCAACAGTCAAAATCAGACAGCAAATGCTTAA